The genomic DNA TggcttaataatataaaaatgttaTAGGAAAACACGTGGTATGGGAGCGGGGCGCAAGCTGAGGACCCACCGCAGGAGGCAGAGGTGGGCTGATAAGGCATACAAGAAGTCTAACCTTGGAAATGAATGGAAGAAGCCATTTGCCGGTTCTTCCCATGCTAAAGGAATTGTCCTTGAGAAGATGTAACTcttatttccttttctttttaaatttgtttggttCTAATGTTTTCATTCAACTCTTATTTCAAACAAGTTCACTGAGGCATTGGTACATGCAGAGGTATCGAGGCTAAGCAGCCGAACTCTGCCATCCGAAAGTGTGCTAGAGttcaattgatcaaaaacggCAAGAAGATTGCTGCTTTTGTTCCAAATGATGGTTGCTTAAACTACATTGAAGAGAATGTGAGTATTACTGAACTGAAAATAGTTAAAGCCTTAAGGTATGGTTTTCGCTGCTACACTTTTGATGATTAATATGTTAATGTAGGATGAGGTGTTGATTGCTGGATTTGGACGAAAGGGTCATGCGGTTGGTGATATTCCTGGTGTTAGGTTCAAGGTTGTGAAGGTGTCTGGTGTCTCACTCTTGGCAC from Gossypium arboreum isolate Shixiya-1 chromosome 9, ASM2569848v2, whole genome shotgun sequence includes the following:
- the LOC108456581 gene encoding 40S ribosomal protein S23; its protein translation is MGKTRGMGAGRKLRTHRRRQRWADKAYKKSNLGNEWKKPFAGSSHAKGIVLEKIGIEAKQPNSAIRKCARVQLIKNGKKIAAFVPNDGCLNYIEENDEVLIAGFGRKGHAVGDIPGVRFKVVKVSGVSLLALFKEKKEKPRS